The Gouania willdenowi chromosome 5, fGouWil2.1, whole genome shotgun sequence sequence ATTTGCATAAAACCAATACTTTTCCAAGGTAATGAAGTCATCCTCTGTTTGACCTCTTATCACCAGGGAGGCAATCATGGATATAGAAGAACTTACATCatcaaaaaaaatcagaaagttTTATCAACACTCTTTCAGTTAGTTATATTATCTTTGCTTAAAAAGaccatgaaatgaaataaaactggTATTATTGCTCCCACAGTGTAATAAATACCAACTGGAGCTAATGAGATGCTCATTAGGAGacacttttcaataaaaatgtgaCAGTGTGCTCATCATTTCTGGTTGAACTGGGGACTAATATTCAGCATTTATGGAAGAAGTGACCTTCTCACTCGAATATATTTTATcttgctttggataaaaaaaagaaaaagggaagGAGTTCTTTTCAAATTGCTTCAAGTCAATGATATAAAAACAGAtggtgtgtaaaaaaaaaaaaacaaccagtgATTATATAGTATCTGCACAGATTTACTAAGGAGGGTCAAACAGGAGTTACTGACCTTGTTCTGAGTTTCAGCGTCTTCAATTGCGGCTTTGTGTTTAGCTATCTCGTTCATTTTTCCAAGCACActctagaaagaaaaaataagaaaaacattttaagcaaatGGCTAAGAAAAGCCAACAAATCACAGCTGAACTACATAAATAATCCAAGTGTCAACTCGACTTGAGCCACAGTTGAACAGAGAACAGCTACCTGCAGCCGGGCTTCCACTTGATCCAGAGTGGCAGCATCCAGCGCACTGACCCTGGCCTGGAGGAGCTCGATGGTGTCCTGACACAGAGGGGCATCACAAATATATtcaaacaacagcctgtttatTGCCTGTTCTGCTGGTACGGCAGAAACAGACCCAGCGTGACCCAGTTCTTCCCTGCAGCACATCATCAGATGGTCTATGTGGTGTCAGTGCTGTGAAACGCTCTTCATTATGTTGACTCAAAATTTTCATCATGGTTTTTTTAAGTGATAGTACCAAGACAGTACCAAGactaaaaaagactaaaaaaaaaaaaaaaacgtgtatgAAAACTGTTTTCATCAACTAATAAAAAGTCAACTTTAATGTTCACacgggacaaaatccaatcaaaactactttttgTTAAGTGGAAGGAGGGACAAGATGACTCATGTTTGTAAGcttgtaaattatttatattgtagCATGTTGTATGTATAACGACTGGACAAACTGGTGAGGAGGGCCAGTTCTGTACTGTGCTGCTCCCTAGACTCCATAGACACATTGGGGGACAGGAGGATGGTAGATACAGTgccttgccaaagtattcggcccccttgaacttttcgaccttttgccacatttcagccttccaacataaagatataaaactgtaattttttgtgaagaatcaacaacaagtgggacacaatcatgaagtgagacgaaatttattggatatttcaaagatttttaacaaataaaaaatcgaaaattgggcgtgcaaaattattcggcccctttactttcagtgcagcaaactctctccaaaagttcagtgaggatctctgaatgatccaatgttgacctaaatgactaatgatgataaatagaatccacCTGTATGTAATCAAGTCTCCGTATAAATGCACCTGCTCTGTGATAGTCtcagaggtcagtttaaagcgcagagagcatcatgaagaccaaggaacacaccaggcaggtccgagatactgttgtggagaagtttaaagccggatttggatacaaaaagatttcccaagctttaaacatcccaaggagcactgtgcaagcgataatattgaaatgaaaggagtatcagaccactgcaaatctacaaagacccggccgtccctctaaactttcagctcatacaaggagaaaactgatcagagatgctgccaagaggcccatgatcactctggatgaactgcagaaatgtacagctgaggtgggagactctgtccacaggacaacaatcagtcgtatacggcacaactctggcctttatggaagagtggcaagaagaaagacatttcttaaagatatccataaaaagtgtcatttaaagtttgccacaagccacctgggagacacaccaaacatgtggaagaaggtgctctggtcggacgaaaccaaaatcgaactttttggcaacaatggaaaacgttatgtttggcgtaaacgcaacacagctcatcaccctgaacacaccatccccactgtcaaacatggtggtggcagcatcatggtttgggcctgcttttcttcagcagggacatgtaagatggttaaaattgatgggaagacggatggagccaaatacaggaccattgtggaagaaaacctgatggagtctgcAAAAGACCTGAGGCTGGGACGGAGATTTGTCTTCCAACAaaacaatgatccaaaacataaagcaaaatctacaatggagtggttcacaaataaacatatccaggtgttagaatggccaagtcaaagtccagacctgaatccaatcGAGAACCGAGAGCGCATGAATGTCACTGATTCTTTTGGCCAATGCCAGAGCCAGCAACAAAACAGCTTTTATTGGAGGCAAACTTCAGGTCCGTCTCACCCATCAGTTTGAACGGGGGTCCTGTAAGACCCTCCAGAACCACCGTCAGATCCCATGGTAGAACCACCAATCTGGACACGGGCAGGAACCTGCGCACACGCTTCATAAACCTGCATATCAGCGAATGCTGACTCGCTGGTTTGACCGCAAAGCCCACGTGACAGGCGGCGATCGCcgccaaatacactttcacagtggaaaaggcATTGCTCTTGTCAATCAGGCCCTGCAAGAATGACAAAATCACACCCACTGGGCACTGAAAAAGAATGTGGCCTCCCTGGAGACACCAGTCCTCAAACACCTTCCACGGAGTCATAAAGAGATCTAGTGGAGGGGGCATGAGCGCTCTGTATGGTAGTGATCACGTCCCATGATAACCCTACAGCTGACAGATTGCACCACTCAAGGGCCAGGCCGACAGCACCAGACTCTCTGGGCGTGGATGGAAAACCGTGCCGCCCGCCTGCGACAGCAGCTCCCTGCGCAGCGGGAGCTGCCAGGGGGGAGCACAGAGCAGCTTGCAAATCTGCACCAACCAGTGCATAGCTGGCCAGTGGGGAGCCACCAGGATCAGAGAATGGTTGCATTCTCTTACGCTGTGCAGGGTGGGAGCGAATGCCCTGCCTCCTTAGCGGGGGAATCGCTGCATATGTACAGCGTACAAAGACCCTCGGGCTCAGAGAGAGGCCGAACGGGAGTATGCAGTACTAATAGCATATCCCCATGAAAGCAAACTGTAGGTACTTTCtgtgagtaggatatatcaggaTGTGGAAATACCTGTCCTTGAGGTCGACAGATGCGAACCATTCGCTCTGACGTACCAGACGTAAAAGGGAGGAATGCATGAGCATCCTGAAAGTGTATTTCCTGAGGCCCCTGTTCAGGGCTCGTAAATCCAGGATAGGAGGGATCCCGGTCCCCCCTTGTTTGGGGACCAGAAAGTACTTGGAATAAAATCCCTCCCGGGAGCAACCACTGAGATCGCTCCTTTGTGCAACAGAGAGGTGATCTCCTCCTGTAACACACGGGCTGAATCTCCTCGGGCCTGGGAGTGTATTATGCCGGCGAAACTGGGGGGGACAGAAGTAAACTGCAGTCTGCATTCCTTTGATAGCGTCCCTAATACCCAGGGCGGGGCTGCGAGCGCCTTCCATCTGTCTATCCTCAGGGAAAGAGTGGTCAGGTGCTCCGGAGCCCTCACTGTGAAAGGTGCCTTCAGCGGTGCGGTGGCGCCCTCTCCCGGAGGCAGGCTGCATGCAGCCAGACTGTCAGAGAGCGGCAAGATGGTGCCCAGCCATTCGTACTGTGGAACCTGTTCGTCTCTCTTGGTTATCAGAAGGCCGAGCCTTGGCAGAGGGGAAGCGGGGTGTTAAACGCCCGTAGAAGCGAGTGTAAAAGCGGAACAGCTGAAGCTTGCGAACGAGGAACAGTCAGCTTCAGCTTTGGGGTGAGAGAGGAAAGAGGTCAGcccatctttttctttttccgtGCCTACGTGCGCTGGGACTGCTGCACCGGTGCAGCGGCAGCTGGAGCCGGGGATTTCCCAGACCAGGCAGGCGGGCCTCGCTGCCTTGAACAGCGAACCCTGGGGAGGAAGCTTAACCTTACAACCTGGTATGGTCTAAAAGCTAAGCGTCAACCCTGCCACCGTTCGTCggcaggaaaaagaaaaaaacccaccagTAAACGATTAAACTGGTCAGAGCCAAAAAGTGCGAGGTagctgagaggagaagaggtTTAGGAGTGTCGCACACCGTTTATcccctccttttataggaggtgggaggttCTCCCATCAAACTGATGCGCTTCACCTGCCAATCAGGATTGACAAAGTGAAATAGGTATTCTAAGGAATGTAGCAGAGgcgacatcccatagtgagacatctcatgaaatattatgaaatagaaccagAAAATTGGCAGCCAATccactgtactgtgtacaggcccatgtatgtactgtatatatcttctattgtttattatgctgtttttcttttttttttttcttaaattttatttatctgcAGCTGGAACTGTGCAAATTTCCCCTTGTGAGATTAATAAAAGTTATCTTATCTTACAATGTATCACTGTTTGCCTTTGTTTTATGATGGGGACCGGGTCTGCAAATTTGCCTTTGGCTAGACAGCCCATGGACGTGGCATCGGttgctattttaaatgtaacaatgcTCTCTGTTCTGTCTCTcctaaataaactaataaataaatagtaaatgtGGTCTCAGCCATTCATAATATCAAATATAGCTGTTTATACTTTCAAACATTGATATTAGCCCGTATCAGGTTGATAACTGGTAAttgaagctttaaaaataattcataaaCTCTTATGCTACATATTTATGTCGAATAATTCTGTAACAGTCGACAAtcttaatgtaatttagttgactacaactagactataactaaaATACTCctgataaaaaatgttttagactAAAACCAGgtagcattttagtcaaaagactgagACTAAACCTAAATTAATGTTTTCTGGGGAAAACTACAAACAAAGCTTTGCAAAAAGCATTCTGCTTCTTACCATCAAACTGGCTCCTTGTATACCAGCACTCAGAGGCCCCTACAAAGTGAACATGGaggaaaaacatatttaaatataacacAATGATgacttctctttctctttccttACCTATAACGGTGTATGGATTGAgagtaaaaaaaagcaaaaaggctgacattttGAAAGGATGAGGAGACGAGTAAAGCATGTACCTGCTTGTCTGATCCTGAGCCGACTGATATCTCCAACTCAGCAAGACGTTTCTCCAGCTCTGCCATCTACAGGGACACAATAACAACGCTACATAAAGCTGGCAGCGACATCATCACACTGACATATGCGTATTTTGCCAGAGCGTTCATCCCAGACACTTGACAGTTGTCTCATCCTCCCTGTCTTCTTCTACCTTTGCAGACTCGTAAAATTTCTCCTGCTCTGGTCTGCTGTGCAGCTCATAGAGCACCACTCCATCTGGGCCCTTCGCTGGCACCGTTTGCTTCTTGTCTCCTGGCGCGCTGCCACGACTGCCCTTAGCTGCTTCCAGGTGGGTGAGCAGACGTCTGTGGGAGGGAAGGCCAGATAAACAAGAGCCCTTCCTTAGAGTGTTGCTGTGTTTGTGATCCTCCTGTCCTTGTATTCAAGCTCTAGAACTTCACTGTATTGATCGCTTTGGGTCGGTTACATCTGGGAAATATTACGCACTAGCAGCAttacagagaaaaacacagacgaTAGATAAAATAcaacttaaaaataatatattacattCTTAGAGTGTTAAGTgaagaatttttattttatttttttagtttcagtCACTCACCAAAGACTGGATTTATTTAGTCATATTTAATTTTAGTATTTCATATGAACACTGCTCCCTTATAATTTGTTGTGCAGAGACCTGGTGCCATCACCTGCTCCTTCCATTCCTCTGTCCTTCTGCAACCACTTCTCCGTCCAATTGAGGAGATGTAAATTTTAATGGCATGAGGGACAAGAGAGTTTTGCATCACCGTCAAGGTGAGTTTTCATCCATATTTATTATTCCCTTCCAAAGTCTTGCTGCCTTCTCTATTTCATCTGTCGTCGTGTTTTGGTGTCCCTGATTTTGTTTACGCACTCTTCGTGTAGTTCTATCTGACCTTCACCCCTCCACCCACCTTGCCAGTGCTCCATCTGGGTCAGCCAGGTTGATGTGAGCCTGTGGTCCCAGCAGTGAGTCGAGGTGGGCAGACACAAGCTGCTGTTTGAGCTGGGCCGCCTGCTGGGCCAGCACCACAGGGGTGAGTCGCTCCTCTGTCACACTTTCCTTTGTAGTGGTCTGgacacaaagaaacatgaacagcTTTGAGGAAGTCAAGCCCAACGGAGCCGtcgtgcttttttttaaatgaccttgTGTGGAAAATAAGCATTTAATTACTGGCAAAATACAAGGTTTATCAAAAATCAGATCCACTTGTAAGACAACATCAAaggaaataaactaaaacaaatagGTACATTATAATAGCAAAAATGTGGAGGTTAGGCTTTAATTGAGACCTTCTGGCATTTttctttagagaaaaaaaacatgttacaaatttgggaatataaaatatattatatatatatattactgttTAATAGGAATTAGGGCGGGGCAATATATTGCGATTCAAAATACATCAAGTtctctattttggcgatatagaaaattacaatatcgcctatatcaagatatatatatatatattatagcttttttttatttattaaaatccactttttttctcaaaatagcttttcctaacccagatcttccccataacaagccacattacagaactcactcacacgtgctgtctcttatagcaaaaaaagactaaagtggcacatattgtgcagtggtttgttaataaatgcgcCTGTGTGTCATTTTCAATCAGCAAATTTACCccttaataatatttattaagtCTTTTggtcatatatgtatataaaattcaaagcttcatgaaataaattcaggtaaaaaacaaaaacaaaacatttaacatttgtttctcttgattggattttttttcttttttatatcgtatcgtgagccctatatcatatttcatattgtatcgtgagtTGAGTATTTGGTTACACCCCGACTGCTTACATTATAACTAATCAGTtggaaaacaaaactataaagcTACAGAAACTACAAATTCTTGATCACACAATACTAATAATTTGTCATTAAAACCACTAATCCAGCTGCTTGGTCTCACTGTGATACTTAAAAACGTAAGCATTGAAAACTACAGATTGATTCTTTAAAGGTACCAGGTTGAGGATTGAATTACAATTTGACGTTGGACCCAAAAAGCAATGAGTGCGTGTGAGAAGCCAAGTTAATTACATACtaagtttaatttttaattaatatctTCTTTGTTAGTCCGTAGAGCAACTTCATTACCTTTGATCAATGTTAAGTTTGAGTGCATAGCATACACATACAAGcatcagtgcacacacacacaacccgcTGAACTTTGGTTCAGATCTTTAAATCCCGGGTGAGATTGTGTGAAGTGAGTTTTAATATTACATCACTAAAAATGTTCCGAGCAAATACGAGCAGTGTTCTGGAGAGAGACGCATCACGACACAGCCTGTGAGCACTGCCATGTGGGAAGGATATTCAGAACCATTTCTGGCATTTCTGAACATAAAATGCTGATTTCTGTCATcctttgcactttttatttgccCTTACAGATATGAGTGTCATTCTACCTGGATGGCATCCACCTCCTGAGTGAGCTCCTGGATCTCATTCACCAGACGCTGATACTTCTGCTGGGGTGTCTCTTTCACACCACAGCCCTCTCCAAGCTATAAGAAGAGCAAAGAAgctataaaagcaaagaagagACAGGACAGAAATAGCAATAATCGCAGCTTTGTTTCAAGCCGTtaaatttcatcagaaaacacaTGTACTGAGATGGGGGAGAATATGGTGATGGATCATCTTATGAAATAATACAAGCAGAGAGTTGGATTTCTGCAGCAAAAAAGGCACTTACAATTTCAAATTCTCCTGACTCGTAGCCCACTCTCCTGGTTCTACTGATCCTGTCGGAGAAATCTGTCACGAGGAGGAAAAAATGAGAACTTTACCAGGCTGATCACAGCATACTACACTTATTTCAATTACATGCTAGAAAAACACAGTAGGTTCACATTTTCAACTTTGTTCTATGTAAACATGATCATCATTAGTGATCATGTATTCCTTATTTGATCACGTAAATATCAAATGCAATGTTGGCGTATTATTTCAGAAGCTGCATAATCATTTGCCACAGTAACTTTGGTGAATCAAACTCATCATTATTCGTAGATCTCCAAaaagttaataatttaatttgaaaaaattgaatTGTGCTTCTGAGAGAAAAAGTGATAATGCAGTGGCCTAAATAAATTGAGTGAAGCATTAAGTACATTAAGTTTCTATTGATACCTTTGGGAAATTCCATTAAAACAAGAACTGAGATGCTCAGTTAGTAAAAGACATCCATTAATGCAGGTTTGTCAAcctttggggtcgtgaccccatgtggggtcaccttaAATCAAAatagtcacctgaaatgtctagtaattgataaaaaatatactgatactatatatatatatatatatatatatatatatataaataaaattattattatttaattgttattctttaccacacaatctcaaacaactgtattctgtactttcactttctcaaatattattctagttaaaataaaacgtAGTAGAAAAATATCTGGCGCATCTTGACACTTTGTGGCTCTAATcctgtataacaaacatgatgaaaaactaattcgaGTGAAAAAATGTCTCTCGGGTAACCAGACATTTGGAATATAAaattggggtcaggacccaaaaaagggtgggaaccactgagttaaTGTATATGTGGACATCTTTTAGACCACATGACATTCCTAAACAAAAACCTTCTCCACACCACTTGTTAAGTAGGAATAAACAAAGCTGTAgatcaatgacaataaaaaataaaataacacaatcgGATAGAAAACAGCTGTAAGATGAACCAGAAACTGACCGAGTCCTTTGGTGTTGACATGCTTGTCCTTGAACTTATCAAAGGCTGCATTGGGGTTGACCACAATCCTCTCCACACTGTCACTGCAAAGCTCTTCCTGTTTATGGAAAAGCcaaacatcagtaaaatcagAATTTGCACCTAAGAGTAGAGACACCAAAGTCCTGAGAGCTAATATTCTAATACTCCCTGTAAGCATCGTACAGGGTGATAAGAAAACATTATACTTCATCATTGCTGTGAGATGTGATTGATGTATAGTAATGCTTGATTCATTCAGAACAAAGTGTACCTCAGAGAAAcatgaatttaaaataaaatctgtaaAAGCATTGCATTAtcatgactgttttttttttttgtacaaaccGATCATTTCGACTTAATACAAATGTTGTGCAGAAAACAAGTggtttcaaaaatttgaaatgaTTTCTTCaaagttaaacttttattaggaaaacaacttaaagtgtaaTGGTAAAACAATGTTAGAACAAtatcaatgtgtgtttttcttcctaCATCAGAGGTGCATGATTAGTGATTCAAGGGAAAACAAAAAGCCACTAGATCACTAGCATCAATATCCTATATTAATAggattcaaacacacacacacacacacaaacgagcaGATGATTAAAGGCTCACACaaagatttagattttaaaaataaatccatgccaaaaaaaaaaaaaaggtacacaCGGATGTTacggggaggagggaggggaggAGAGTTAGTCAGGCTCTTACCAGCTCCTTGGGTTTCCAAAGAGAGTTAGAGAGAAATCAATAAAACAGCAAaagggagagagaaaaagaaaaggggagagaaagagagagagacaacacagattaatgtggttatcacatGCCATGCACACAACAAGAACAGTTGGCCGGGGTCGGAGAGAGATGAGAAAGAAAGCAGTGTTTCTTTAGAGTTTCTGCTGAAAACCCTGGAGACAC is a genomic window containing:
- the dctn2 gene encoding dynactin subunit 2 isoform X1 is translated as MADPKYANLPGIAFNEPDVYETGDLPEDDQAQFESELEELCSDSVERIVVNPNAAFDKFKDKHVNTKGLDFSDRISRTRRVGYESGEFEILGEGCGVKETPQQKYQRLVNEIQELTQEVDAIQTTTKESVTEERLTPVVLAQQAAQLKQQLVSAHLDSLLGPQAHINLADPDGALARRLLTHLEAAKGSRGSAPGDKKQTVPAKGPDGVVLYELHSRPEQEKFYESAKMAELEKRLAELEISVGSGSDKQGPLSAGIQGASLMDTIELLQARVSALDAATLDQVEARLQSVLGKMNEIAKHKAAIEDAETQNKVSQLYDVVQKWDSVSSSVPQVVQRLVAVKELHEQAMQFGQLLTHLDTTQQMINNSLKDNNTLLTQVQQTMKENLVAIEENFSALDQRMKKLSK
- the dctn2 gene encoding dynactin subunit 2 isoform X2, which produces MADPKYANLPGIAFNEPDVYETGDLPEDDQAQFESEELCSDSVERIVVNPNAAFDKFKDKHVNTKGLDFSDRISRTRRVGYESGEFEILGEGCGVKETPQQKYQRLVNEIQELTQEVDAIQTTTKESVTEERLTPVVLAQQAAQLKQQLVSAHLDSLLGPQAHINLADPDGALARRLLTHLEAAKGSRGSAPGDKKQTVPAKGPDGVVLYELHSRPEQEKFYESAKMAELEKRLAELEISVGSGSDKQGPLSAGIQGASLMDTIELLQARVSALDAATLDQVEARLQSVLGKMNEIAKHKAAIEDAETQNKVSQLYDVVQKWDSVSSSVPQVVQRLVAVKELHEQAMQFGQLLTHLDTTQQMINNSLKDNNTLLTQVQQTMKENLVAIEENFSALDQRMKKLSK